The genomic segment TCAGCTTTCATGACACCGCCGTTAAAAAGAACAGCAGTGGGAAGTTCTTTTGACCGGCTGAGAAAATGTGCCAGATGCCTGGTTATGGCTGGATCAGATTCATAGGCAAGCCCTGCCTCCTGGATTCCTGCTCTTTGAACATTTTCAGGAACAGCAGTTTTATCACATTTTGGAAAGAATCCATCAACTATAACATCTTCAACATTTTTAGCAGTAAGCTTTGTTTTTTTAGTCCCTCCAATAAGGCTTTTGCCCCTGCCAAGAAGGGTGATCGGGTATTCTTTTGTTTCAGGGTCAGATAAAAGGGTTTCTTTTGCTTTTCTGCAGGCATGCCACAGTCCCCGCATCTGCCAGGCATCAGGTTTTTTCTTTTTACCGTTTGATAATTTTTGAGAAGCTGAATAAGCCAGCGCAAGGTCCATATTATCCCCGCCCACAAGAAGATGGTCTCCAACAGCAATCCTGTCCAAAGCAAGATCCCCCTCTTCTTCACTAACTTTGATAAGACTGAAATCTGATGTACCGCCCCCTATATCACATACAAGGATCATATCTCCTTTTTGAACGTTTTCACGCCATTTATCATCCATGGATTCTATCCAGGCATAAAAAGCAGCCTGGGGTTCTTCCAAAAGTGTAATATTGGCAAGGCCTGCCATTTCAGCAGCTTTTACCGTAAGATCTCTTGCAACAGCATCAAATGAAGCAGGAACAGTCAAAAGCACATCCTGTTTTTCCATTTCCAGGGTTTTGTCATCTGCTGCCATTGTATAATTCCAGGCATCACGAATATGTTTCAACATCTCTGATGCTGCTTCCACAGGCGACATTTTTTTGTCTTCATCAGGACTGTCCCAGGGTAAAACAGGTTTATTACGGTCTATAAGGGTATGGCAAAGCCATGATTTGGATGATGAAACCAGGCGGTGCGGGATTTCTGCTCCCCTTTCCCGGGCAAATTCGCCTACTGCTTTATCATTATTTTCATTCCAGGGAAGCTTTAAAGCATCTTCTGCAACATCATGTTTGCCTGGAACCAGAATAAACGAGGGCAAAACATTTCGCTTTTCCAGTGTTCCTGCATCAACAAGCTGAATTAAATCCATGACATGGATCTCAGGTTTTTTACCTTTTTCAATTTCAGTTTTTGTAAAAGCAACAACACTATTGGTTGTACCTAAATCAATTCCAATGGTATAAACGGGATTCGACACAACAATATCTCCTTTTAAAAAAGTCCCAAGATTTATAAAATTTCAACCTCTGCAGGTGCTATGATTTCAGGGTCTCTGCTGCCTGACAAAGAAGGCAGTTCAAGGTTTTCAGCCTTCCATCCCCTGTGGCGGACAATTCCTTTAAAGGGCGGGTCTCCTGTAACATTGCCTGTCAGTTTTACAGCATTGGGATCA from the Desulfonema limicola genome contains:
- a CDS encoding Hsp70 family protein, translating into MSNPVYTIGIDLGTTNSVVAFTKTEIEKGKKPEIHVMDLIQLVDAGTLEKRNVLPSFILVPGKHDVAEDALKLPWNENNDKAVGEFARERGAEIPHRLVSSSKSWLCHTLIDRNKPVLPWDSPDEDKKMSPVEAASEMLKHIRDAWNYTMAADDKTLEMEKQDVLLTVPASFDAVARDLTVKAAEMAGLANITLLEEPQAAFYAWIESMDDKWRENVQKGDMILVCDIGGGTSDFSLIKVSEEEGDLALDRIAVGDHLLVGGDNMDLALAYSASQKLSNGKKKKPDAWQMRGLWHACRKAKETLLSDPETKEYPITLLGRGKSLIGGTKKTKLTAKNVEDVIVDGFFPKCDKTAVPENVQRAGIQEAGLAYESDPAITRHLAHFLSRSKELPTAVLFNGGVMKAEPVRKRVLDTISSWLDKKKASVREIQTKDFDLTVARGAAYYGLARKGTGIRIRGGLNKTYYIGVAASLPAVPGMPVPIKALCVAPFGMEEGSQANLPSQEFVLVVGEPVKFDFLGSSTRLDDNIGTVIDDWEDDIEEITTMETTLDGETGTSIPVILEIRVTEIGTLELWCVSKTDKNQRWKLEFNVREKDN